GGTGTACATTTAGCCACGCCACTAAATCAAGCAACCACCGCAGACGATCggttattgtttattattgttgttattaatgAGTGAGACAGCGCGAGTCCCGCATCATTTCAAACATCAGGAAACACACGTGGAGCAAAGCAGCGCACGTCTATTGTACGCTTCACAGACTGCACGTCCTCCCGCTGCCTCTAGATGGCGTTAGAGTATTTATCCTACAAGCTTAATGCCGTAGAAGAAGGCAGCAGCCAAAgatatgtgtatttttgtaaaGAACATCACTCCACAGTGAAAAAACTGGACGTCACAGGGGAAaaaagatgtgttttatttcGAGTCAGTCTAATATCTGGATTATTATTTACTTCCTGTTACGATTCCCCTGATTGACAAGTCTTAAACAGCTACAAATAGTATGCAGCTAGCGAAAATAGCGTTTTACTCACAAACTATATAGAAAATGCTGATAAGAAATGCAACCTGAACGCAGCAGAATACACATCGAGGGTGTTCTATTAATCATTGAagcttaaaatgtttttaaattaaattaatatcgTCTTCAACACGTAAATTCACAAAAAGAACTACCACATAGTTTACAAATACATGTAGGGAAACGGAAACCTccgttttttgttgttgtatccGCGAGTAAAGGCAGAGTGAGAGCTCTTGACTCTGTCGGACTATCCCCGTGTCAGCTGAACAGCATGACCCGTGTGACACTGGTGTCTGAGAGATGGTGAAACCCAGCGAGCACTTCTCTCAATGACAGTGACATAAACAAGGTAAGATCAGATCGAGTCCGTCGCTTTGTCACTATTATCTGTTTGTGTCCCTGATACATCAGCGCTAACCTTTACATACAGCCCATGGTGCTAACCTATGCTGCTAACCAAAGGTgctaacacacactgacattgaTATCACAAACAGCTCATCTATGATGTTTACTTCATACTTCAACTCATATTAAGAAGCTTATGAGGCTTTATTCTACAATTTGACTggacaatgtttgttttttgttatccAGCAAATTATTTAACAGAATATTCCACTTATCACCCAACtaaaaagaagagcagagacagatgcTTCTGCTCCATTTGTTGCAGCTTTTAAAATCCAATGTTTTTATACATAAGAGCCTCTAACTAAACTATGTTACAACATCTAAGGTCATCATTGTAttcatgttattgttattttattattgcacACATTTCTATCAATTGCATTTGTACTATTTTACTCCTTCTACTTATTTCTAACATGTGTAAAGCGTCCTTGGGTCCCCTGAGGggtgctatataaatgcaagccattattattattaaattcttctactttttctctttttaacctCTTTTATTTTGCTAAGAAATTCTTTTAAACTGTTAAGTCCATGAACAGCACCTTGACTCtacctctgtgtttctttctgtctccaggTGAACAAAGTGTGTGAGGATGCCAGCCGGTGTGTCTTGGCCTCGGTACCTGAGGATGTTTGGAGCCAGTGTACTGGCCATGTTTGCAGGAGCACAGGTTGTCCATCAGTACTACCTACCTGATCTGGTGAGGGACAAGTTTAACCATTCCCCCCAGTTTCCCCATTCAGTTTTTATTACCCTGCAATTCTGCAATAGCCATAAAGTCATTTGACAGCCACCACACACCAGGGGTAAAAGGAGCAGCTTTAATGTATACACAGGACAGTAGTGATGATTCTGTCAGGTCTTTAACAGGTCTGCAAACATCTGGCACAACTGTGTTAGAATCGGTACCAAACAACCAGATTTTTAATGTTGGTGTTCAAGGTCTTTGAACGGTTTCACTATCACTTCAAGTGTAGCTAATATGTTGAAGTGTCACATTattagatttttacatttttgtttggaaaattaaaaaaaactgaatgggctctgttttcttttactgtgtgtttaaCAACACTTGCTGTTCTGCTCTTTCAGAGTATACCAGAGATCCCACCAAGGCCTGGGGAGCTTCAGACAGAACTGCTGGGATACAGAGTCAAAGAAGAAGCTGATGCTACGTTACAGCAGTTCAGAGCAGAACAAAAAGTGGACTGAGTTATACATCCTCTGTGTGATGGACTCACAATCGAGTAGACTTTATCCAGTTTTTGCCAACAGCCGGAGGCTGAAGAATGCCTGGGTGAACTTGGATATCAGTAAATGGAGATCTTCTGTGTTGGCCTCTTTCTTATAATGGAACAAATGAGAGTGGAATGTCGGAGTTTTGCTGCCCAAGACGAAGACCTTATCTTTTCCATCCAGTTGTATCCATCTGATGTCAATACATCTTTTCATCCTTtttgattgtgtttgtatttgtgtgatgAAATATGCTACACACAGCATTTTGGAGTAAATATTTTGCTCAGCATTTACATTAAAGAGGTCAGAATTATCCTGAAGAACCACATCCTAATTCTTCTGGGGTGAGGCGAAAGATCCAGTTCTGAATGTCTTCTTATAACTGGCCTCTGAAAATACTAATAAAAGCACCTCAGTTAACAACAGCTTCCTTGCATGATGTTGCATGTGCTTGACATAGTGTCAAGCTGAAATTATACTTTTGCTGCCTGGGAAATTTGATTTTAGAACCTGTAAGAACTTTCATCTGAGTGGACATTGTGAGTCTGGCTTCGTCACACACAATTTGCATTTGTAGATCACTGAGGAGAGGCTACTGGCACTTTAAAcccataaaataataaagtgtcACACAATAGAACTAAGAGAAGGGATGGTTACTTTAATTGAATGAATATCAGATAGCAGCATTAAGAAATAAGATCAATCAAtgagaataaatacaaaaatacaatctTTATAATGTAAACTGTCCTAATCAAAGCTGAATTATTCTACTGTGAGCAGGATTTGCTGGCTGCTCAGTACCCAGGGTATTTATACTATTTATTCTGAATGGACTTCCTCTCCTTTGCTAACACGTGCTGTGGTCATGTAAGGTTGGTATCATAGCAACAAGCTTAAACAAACGGGAGGCGGAGAAAATGGCGACGCAGAGAGAACGAGACGCGGCTGACTATCTGAAGAGACACCGAATAATGGAGCTGATGGAGAACCTGAGCAGTCTGCTCTTCTTCTACAGACCCGGTTAGAGATTATTCCTCTGGCTCACACACAGCGTCCCACACTCTGTGCAGTAAGGTTAGCTTTAGCAACAGTTAGCGTGCCAGCTCCATTTACATGGCGCAGCTTCTCAGCCacagatgtttttatatcagTGCAGTTAACTCTCGAAACTGTTTGTGAAGAAGTGCTGCTTCAACTGGATGTACAATCACTGTTTAATTCAGTGAGGGTGAGCGGAacgacacaaacacatctctgtATAATGCGCACAAACTACACCCTTAAAGAACTACAAACTACACTGTGAAATATCTACAAACTACACCCTTAAAGAACTACAAACTACACTGTGAAATATCTACAAACTACACCCTTAAAGAACTACAAACTACACTGTGAAATATCTACAAACTACACTCTGAAAGAACTACAAACTACACCCTTAAAGAACTATTAAGTATCCTTAAAGAACTACAAACTACACCCTGAAATAACTACAAACAACACCCTGAAGAACTACAAAATACACCCTTAAAGAAGTACAAACTACACTCTGAAAGAACTACAAACAACACCCTGAAGAACTACAAAATACACTCTGAAAGAACTACAAACTACACCCTTAAAGAACTACAAAATACACCCCGAAGAACTACAAACTACACCCTCAAAGAACTACAAAATATACCCGGAAGAACTACAAACTACACCCctaaaaaactacaaactacacCCTGAAAGAACTACAAACTACACTCTTAAAGAACTACAAAATACACCCTAAAGAACTACAAATTACATGcttaaaaaactacaaactacacCCTTAAAGAACTACAAAATACACCCTGAAGAACTACAAACTACAGCCTGAAGAACTGCAAAGACATCATTGAAGAACTATTAAGTACATTCTGAAAGAAATACAAACTGCATCCTTAAAGAACTACAAACTACATCCTTAAACAATGAATTAATTTTTTGCTGTGTCTCTGAGGTTACTacttccaccaccaccacagcacAATGGTCTTCTCCTGGTCTCCTGGCTATTGTATTCAAAGTATATTTAGAAACAATATAGTTTTGTGTTGCTTTATTATTTAAAGTTCTTGATCATATATTTATTCAGTCGTGGTTGTTCTGAACTTTCCCTAAGGCATTcaataatttaactttaataGTGATGTTATAGATGATGTGCTTTGATTCATTCTTTCCTTCAGAGAAACCCAGAGAGTTTCTTATAGAGCAGCTGGAACAGCTGAAGATTTCTCAACAGAGCGGTGGACAAGGACCCAATCTGTTCAACAACTCCAACCTGGACGCAGTCCTCGGGATCCTGGACCCCACTGAtcaaaaacacatcacttttgCACAATACAAGCACGGTGAGCAAAAGATGAGGGCGCTTTTAATATCTTCCTGGGTTGAGGGACTGCCACTGCAAAATACATGATTGTCATTCAAAGTGTCTTCATAATCCTCAGGTCAACAGGAAAACCCATAGAAATATTTTCATGCATTAatttttcatgtgtgtattCTGTTTATCTTTATCAGAACCTTTAATTGTACAATAATTATATGAAGTAGAATAATTATTCATTCATGTAGAGGTGTTTTCATCCAAGTATCACTTCATAATTAACTGTTCTTTATTCTCCACAGCTCTGACCACACTGGGCATTAAGTACTTTGATGAATGTCCTGAAGGTGCAAATGAAGACAGAATATCCTATGAGACGTTTAAAACAGAAGCGTAAGGGCAGTTTCTAAACTATAAACATGACAAAACAATATTGACAAGCACTTTCAAATACGCCATCTTATGAAGGaacgttttattttgtttttttaacaggaCTCAAGGCCTGCAGAGAAGCTCAGCAACATATGAACAACCATGAATTTTGATGCTTTTTTCGCCCACTCAGTTGATATTTAtcataaatatcattattatttgtactaaataaagtttcatacagtagtatatattttaattgCACATTCATCATACTAGTAACCTCCCACATGAGGATGTTCGATAACAGATAACTACTGAATACAATTCACAAGTTCTACATCTATTCTAAGTAAAGGGATTTACAGTTCACATGATATGCACTGTCCTGATGCATTTCACAATGACATTTGTGGTGGTGACTGTGATAAGGGGAGTCAAAGAGGGAGGTGCAGAAGATTGTGCAGTTCCACAGAAGTCAAACTGAAATGCAGAAGTCAGGCATTGCAAGAAGTTTTCATTGAGAATTGATGCAATCAGGGGCCATGTTAAAGAACTTAGatacacaattttaaaatgtctcacaTAAACAGCACTTATTAAGTCAGAGGGGTTTATCTGTGCATATGCCTGTCAGTGACTtactaaaataattatttccaaTGCACAGTCAACTTCAGGAAACATTACTTCAAGCAGCATCACAAGAAAGTTCATGCGTAGGCCCTGATCCAGATGTCTTGTGGTGATTTCCTGGGACTGCAGGAGGTAAGGTTTTCAAAACCAGCCTTCacataaatgtatttgaaacaaatatttcGCCAAAGGTCCCACAGAGAGTACTGTTGTTCTTTATTATTCAATAATTAGTAGAATATAAGCATCAGACCTTAGTCAAAGTCCTCTGATGATTGCAGATTGAGAAAATTATGTTTCTCTGGTTGATAACTTTACTCCCTTGGCCTTGTACTAGATCCCTTATGGAACCCCAGTACCTTTCTAGGACTGTCAGCTCCTTTTCTTCAGGTTGAAACTTTTTCTCCACCCAGGGCAGTGTATAGCTCCAGAAGGTCATTTCtattcctcctccttcattGTTCACTTTTACCAAGGCATCATTGTCCTCCCAGCTGACTTCTTCCCTAGCCTTGGGCTAAGGCTTCTCGGTTCCACTTACATTGCACTCTAGTGGTCACATAGAAATATGGTCAAAATCCCTTTCACATTTCATGATGGAGGGATTGGTCAGGGCTAACAGGAGCAGGTGCAGCACACTGGAGTGTGGTGGAAGTGGACAAGGCAGGAGGCGTCTGTTCAGCAGAACTGAAATCTGACAATCCGAACCTTGCATGAGTTAAATAACATGGATGCAAGCTGCCGTCAAACCCCCAAAGAAGAAGATCTCTCTttttgtaaaactgaaaatattaacatacaAAAGCAAACTGCATCATCCACTCAAAAAAATAGCACTACTATGTAGTAGCCTACATAGTGGTTGCCATAGAGAACAAGACAATGTGACTGTCTTCTGATgatcaataataattattgaGTAACAGATATGAAGACATGTTTAGAACTGATATGTATAAAATAAGACAgcttcaatataaataaataaagataatagatagattcataaatatatataatgaaccCTAAACACCTTATTTCAGTTGTCTATATAAACTGACTTAAAGACGCTGTAAAGCAActtaaatgaattaatgaagtaaaaaaataaatatggaaGATGATTTTAAGAATCATCGTTTATTCTTGTGATCTCTTTTGTGAATGAAAAAACGTTGCCAAACACAGAACCGCATTCCAGCAGAGTGAATCATTTTAGTTTTGCTTCATCAAACCAAATGTTATCTTATCTCACTATCTCACGTCTAATCCacatctctcctctttttttctcaacCCTTCTCACGCACGTGCTCATTTCGCAGCGTCGCCGTGTTGAACGCTCACCAGCGGAGGGCGTGGCCAAGAAAGTGACATGGCCGCCTCCTCTTTCGgagcttcttctcctctcccctcttccaTGTAGGTGAAAGTAGTTTGTCTCGATCCACGCTGAGAAGTTTCGTCCACATTTACCCGGACCTTGTCCCGCGGAGCTCGGCATGGGCACCGTCCACGCACGGGTAAGAGAGCGATCGGCCGGCTGTGACATTGACCTCTGAGTGCTGAGTTATCCGATGACTGTGCGGACAGAAAGGCCCACACTGTTCATCCAGCTCTGTGACTCACTCACGGTTCTCTGCTCAGCTCGCACTGAAAATACTTTGTGTGCTGTGTATTTTACACTCGTCTTTAACAGTAATGTGACATGCTAGTGCTGCCTCCATTCACTGCAGGGCTGCTGGGGTGGGCAGTCTGGTATGAGCACCATAACACACTAAAAGAACCATAAGTACTCTATAGAAATAATACAACTACCTGTCATACAgggtttaaaaacaacattgctTATCTTCTCCATGTATTGATGCATTGAAATGTGAGTGTTGTGCTGCAGCTGTTAAAGGTTGGGGTAATTCTAACTTGTTTAGAAGTGTCCATGGAGCTTCTGCTGTGATAATGCAATTATTCATCAGTTGATTTTAGATGAATATCAGTCACATTTTGTATTGATCCGAGTCTAAATATTAACTGAGGCTGTCGAACAAATGTAGTTGTGTAAAAAATGCAATGTCTCCAGCTGGATTAACCTTGGATGCAGTTGAAGTATGAAGCACCAGTAAATGGAAAGAAACTATTTGAAATATTGATCTTATAGGTTATCCAGGTCAGAAATATCTCTACAATATAGAGCT
This genomic interval from Paralichthys olivaceus isolate ysfri-2021 chromosome 7, ASM2471397v2, whole genome shotgun sequence contains the following:
- the uqcc6 gene encoding ubiquinol-cytochrome-c reductase complex assembly factor 6, which codes for MPAGVSWPRYLRMFGASVLAMFAGAQVVHQYYLPDLSIPEIPPRPGELQTELLGYRVKEEADATLQQFRAEQKVD
- the efcab10 gene encoding EF-hand calcium-binding domain-containing protein 10; its protein translation is MATQRERDAADYLKRHRIMELMENLSSLLFFYRPEKPREFLIEQLEQLKISQQSGGQGPNLFNNSNLDAVLGILDPTDQKHITFAQYKHALTTLGIKYFDECPEGANEDRISYETFKTEATQGLQRSSATYEQP